A genome region from Christensenella minuta includes the following:
- a CDS encoding BMC domain-containing protein, with amino-acid sequence MGEALGLLEVRGLASSIAVTDAMMKAADTLLIDVKKDMGGGLITVVVGGSVSAAAAAVQAGISIAGQMDKVIAYRIMANPDPQTRMYLDNSYLEKQVAFEKEACGIIEVYGFVCAMTAADAAVKAAAVRLVGMERTKGEEGIGLIVALKLAGPPDAVKSAVAAGLAAAREVGDIISSNVNALPSEGIYQIVRYTNLKSD; translated from the coding sequence ATGGGTGAAGCTCTTGGACTGCTTGAGGTACGCGGGCTTGCGTCAAGTATTGCGGTGACGGATGCAATGATGAAAGCGGCAGATACGCTTTTGATCGATGTGAAGAAGGATATGGGCGGCGGCCTTATAACGGTTGTTGTGGGAGGAAGCGTAAGCGCCGCCGCTGCGGCTGTGCAGGCGGGCATCTCCATAGCAGGACAAATGGATAAAGTAATTGCATATCGAATTATGGCAAATCCTGATCCTCAGACACGTATGTATCTTGATAATTCCTATCTTGAGAAACAGGTTGCTTTTGAAAAGGAAGCCTGTGGCATTATCGAAGTTTATGGTTTCGTATGTGCGATGACGGCTGCGGATGCTGCTGTGAAAGCAGCGGCCGTACGGTTGGTAGGTATGGAGAGGACGAAAGGAGAAGAAGGGATCGGTTTGATTGTTGCCCTGAAATTAGCGGGACCTCCAGATGCAGTTAAAAGCGCGGTGGCTGCCGGACTTGCGGCTGCGCGCGAGGTCGGAGATATAATTTCTTCTAATGTCAATGCACTTCCTTCGGAAGGGATCTATCAAATAGTTCGATATACAAACCTGAAAAGTGACTAA
- a CDS encoding TIGR04076 family protein — protein sequence MKVNKSELDQLVKSAIGQTTVYNGGTPKFADDSSIGDAKSLIGKVTPPPLKRFKITVERVEGTCVARHAEGETFYVEGDKTPEGICIPAFSGLLPYINAMICNADFWWEPVKGKIRLGCPDPDNHVTFSIEEV from the coding sequence ATGAAAGTAAACAAATCAGAACTTGATCAATTAGTAAAAAGCGCAATTGGCCAAACAACAGTATACAATGGAGGTACACCTAAATTTGCGGATGATTCTTCGATAGGGGATGCCAAGTCTCTGATTGGGAAAGTAACCCCGCCGCCGCTCAAGAGATTTAAAATTACGGTAGAACGTGTAGAAGGAACCTGCGTTGCACGGCATGCAGAAGGCGAGACCTTTTATGTAGAAGGGGATAAAACTCCTGAAGGGATCTGTATTCCGGCATTTTCGGGGTTGCTGCCCTATATTAATGCAATGATTTGTAATGCGGATTTTTGGTGGGAACCGGTTAAAGGAAAAATTAGACTTGGCTGCCCGGATCCGGATAACCATGTTACGTTTTCTATTGAAGAAGTTTGA
- a CDS encoding class II aldolase/adducin family protein, which produces MNFHLLHPADQICMMMERIYAFGMTTTSGGNLSIKDSDGDIWITPGSIDKGTLTREDIMQVKPDGTVIGPHKPSVELPFHKMVYEKRPDLKAVLHAHPPALVAYSALDKRPQTEMIASVNYICNNVQTAGYALPGSKKLGNLIAQKFEDGSDIVMMASHGVVVGAQNLFDAFMKFETLDYCARIEINAAPLGKPRILTPEELNLYYMRSFPQLGDYYPGEYGSAERYYRSVMCKFIRRAYNQQLFTSTQGTFSRRLPDGSFIITPYNKDRMYLEPEDIVNIRNGRKEQGKNPSRAVKMHQAIYEKHPDINAVAIAHPPNIMAFAVTGAEFDARLIPESYIMLKQVQRLPYGSNLLEHNQVVDTISMKNPVEIIDNDCVVIAGSGLLNVFDRLEVLEYSAKSVLAAKQLGEPDTITPEEVKEIEAAFQL; this is translated from the coding sequence ATGAATTTTCATTTGCTGCATCCCGCAGACCAGATCTGTATGATGATGGAGCGCATTTATGCGTTTGGCATGACGACGACCTCGGGTGGGAATCTTTCGATCAAAGACTCGGACGGGGATATCTGGATCACACCTGGTTCAATTGACAAGGGAACGCTGACGCGCGAGGATATTATGCAGGTGAAGCCGGACGGTACGGTGATCGGTCCGCATAAGCCGTCGGTGGAGCTGCCTTTTCATAAGATGGTGTACGAAAAACGGCCGGACCTGAAGGCGGTGCTGCACGCGCACCCACCGGCATTGGTGGCATATTCCGCACTCGACAAGAGGCCGCAGACAGAGATGATCGCAAGCGTAAATTATATCTGTAACAACGTGCAGACGGCGGGCTATGCGTTGCCGGGCTCTAAGAAGCTGGGCAACCTGATTGCGCAGAAATTTGAGGATGGGTCGGATATCGTGATGATGGCCAGCCACGGGGTTGTTGTGGGCGCGCAAAATCTGTTCGACGCATTTATGAAATTCGAGACGCTGGATTATTGCGCGCGCATCGAGATCAACGCCGCTCCGCTCGGAAAGCCGCGGATACTTACACCGGAAGAGCTTAACCTGTATTATATGCGGTCTTTCCCGCAGCTCGGGGATTATTATCCGGGAGAATACGGTTCGGCCGAGCGCTACTACCGTTCGGTGATGTGTAAATTTATCCGACGGGCGTATAACCAGCAGTTGTTTACTTCCACACAGGGCACCTTTTCGCGCAGGCTGCCCGACGGATCGTTTATCATTACGCCATACAATAAAGACAGGATGTACCTTGAACCCGAGGATATCGTAAATATCCGCAACGGACGCAAGGAACAGGGCAAGAATCCTTCCCGGGCCGTAAAGATGCATCAAGCGATTTACGAAAAACATCCGGACATCAATGCGGTAGCGATCGCGCATCCGCCGAATATTATGGCGTTTGCAGTCACGGGGGCGGAGTTTGACGCGCGGCTGATCCCCGAAAGTTATATTATGCTCAAGCAGGTGCAGCGGCTGCCGTACGGCTCCAACCTTCTCGAGCACAACCAGGTGGTCGATACGATCTCTATGAAAAATCCGGTAGAGATCATTGACAACGACTGCGTGGTGATCGCGGGATCGGGACTTCTCAATGTGTTCGACCGGTTGGAGGTACTGGAATATTCCGCAAAATCCGTACTTGCGGCCAAGCAGCTTGGCGAACCGGACACCATTACCCCGGAAGAGGTAAAAGAGATCGAGGCGGCGTTTCAGCTGTAA
- the fucO gene encoding lactaldehyde reductase, whose protein sequence is MPQRVILNETSYFGQGALANLPAEISRRGFRKALIITDADLVKFGVAAKVTELLDANGMPYNIFSQAKANPTVEIVKRGVNAFRVSGADYLIAVGGGSSIDTAKAVGIIAGNPEFSDVVSLEGTANTLRKAAPTIAIPTTAGTAAEVTINYVITDEEKKRKFVCVDVHDIPQIAIVDPEMMASMPRGLAASTGMDALTHAIEGYVTKGAWEMTDMFHLQAIKMIAKNLKDAVNGDMKAREEMANAQYIAGMGFSNVGLGVVHGMAHPLGAFYDTPHGVANAVLLPYVMEHNQDATGEKYREIARAMGVANVDNMSQEEYRRAAIEAVRALSRSVEIPQTLAEIGVKEEDLEELAKSAFCDVCTGGNPKDMTEESILGVYRWALKG, encoded by the coding sequence ATGCCGCAAAGAGTAATTTTGAATGAAACGTCGTATTTTGGACAGGGAGCGCTTGCGAACCTGCCGGCAGAGATCAGCCGGCGGGGGTTCCGCAAGGCGCTCATCATAACGGATGCCGACCTGGTGAAGTTTGGTGTTGCCGCCAAGGTAACGGAGCTTCTGGATGCCAACGGTATGCCATATAATATTTTTTCCCAGGCGAAGGCGAATCCTACGGTGGAGATCGTTAAACGGGGGGTAAACGCATTTCGTGTAAGCGGCGCGGACTACCTGATCGCAGTCGGCGGGGGATCCTCGATCGACACGGCAAAGGCAGTGGGAATCATCGCCGGCAACCCGGAGTTTTCCGATGTTGTGAGCCTCGAGGGTACGGCAAATACGCTTAGAAAAGCGGCGCCGACGATCGCCATTCCCACGACAGCCGGCACGGCGGCGGAGGTGACGATCAATTATGTGATTACGGACGAAGAGAAAAAACGGAAATTTGTGTGCGTGGATGTGCATGATATTCCGCAGATCGCCATTGTCGATCCGGAAATGATGGCCTCCATGCCGCGCGGGCTTGCGGCCTCCACGGGAATGGACGCGCTGACGCATGCCATTGAGGGCTATGTTACAAAAGGCGCATGGGAAATGACGGATATGTTTCACCTGCAGGCGATCAAAATGATCGCGAAAAACCTTAAGGATGCGGTGAACGGCGATATGAAAGCCAGGGAAGAGATGGCAAACGCACAATATATCGCAGGTATGGGCTTTTCCAACGTGGGTCTTGGCGTGGTGCACGGGATGGCGCATCCGCTGGGGGCGTTTTACGATACGCCGCATGGCGTTGCCAACGCGGTCCTGCTGCCCTATGTGATGGAGCATAACCAGGATGCGACGGGCGAAAAATACCGCGAAATCGCCCGGGCGATGGGCGTTGCGAATGTGGATAACATGAGTCAGGAGGAATACCGGAGGGCGGCAATTGAAGCGGTACGCGCTTTATCCCGTTCGGTGGAGATACCGCAGACGCTTGCCGAGATCGGCGTGAAGGAGGAGGACCTCGAGGAACTGGCGAAGTCGGCCTTCTGCGATGTATGTACAGGCGGGAACCCTAAGGATATGACGGAAGAGAGCATCCTCGGCGTGTACCGCTGGGCGCTTAAGGGGTGA